Proteins from a genomic interval of Quercus robur chromosome 9, dhQueRobu3.1, whole genome shotgun sequence:
- the LOC126699490 gene encoding tocopherol O-methyltransferase, chloroplastic-like isoform X5, translated as MTTTTTTNSYPHLTCQFPTIQRHRTCPTRHRFLPRTCAPVTRKLKLVVAAAAAETTRAMKAAEDGVLKKGIAEFYDESSGVWEDIWGDHMHHGFYDPDSTVDVSCHRAAQIRMIDEALRFAGVSEDPTKRPKSVVDVGCGIGGSSRYIASKFGAKCQGITLSPVQAQRANALAAAQGLSDKASFQVTDALEQPFPDGQFDLVWSMESGEHMPDKAKFVNELARVTAPGGTIIIVTWCHRDLAPTEESLQPWEKELLNKICDSFYLPAWCSTAEYVKLLQSLSLQDIKAEDWSQYVAPFWPAVIWSALTWKGFTSLLRSGWKTIKGALAMPLMIKGFKKDLIKFAIITCRKPE; from the exons ATGActaccaccacaaccacaaactCATATCCGCACCTCACGTGCCAATTCCCAACCATCCAGCGCCACCGCACGTGCCCAACCAGGCATCGCTTCCTCCCTCGCACGTGCGCCCCAGTTACGAGGAAGTTGAAACTCGTTGttgcggcggcggcggcggagACGACGCGTGCGATGAAAGCGGCGGAGGACGGTGTGCTGAAGAAGGGCATAGCCGAGTTCTACGACGAGTCGTCTGGCGTGTGGGAGGACATATGGGGGGACCACATGCACCATGGGTTCTACGACCCGGATTCGACTGTAGATGTTTCGTGTCACCGGGCCGCCCAGATCCGTATGATCGATGAAGCGCTCCGATTCGCAGGGGTTTCGG AGGACCCAACAAAAAGGCCAAAAAGTGTAGTTGATGTTGGGTGTGGGATAGGGGGTAGCTCTAGATACATAGCAAGTAAATTTGGGGCCAAATGCCAAGGTATCACTCTTAGTCCCGTCCAGGCCCAAAGAGCCAATGCTCTTGCCGCTGCTCAAGGACTATCCGACAAG gcttcctttcaagtcACAGATGCTTTGGAACAACCATTTCCTGATGGGCAATTTGATCTGGTGTGGTCCATGGAGAGTGGTGAACACATGCCTGACAAAGCAAAG TTTGTTAATGAGTTGGCTCGAGTTACAGCCCCAGGAGGCACGATAATAATAGTAACATGGTGTCATAGGGATCTGGCTCCTACTGAGGAATCTTTGCAGCCGTGGGAGAAAGAACTTTTGAACAAGATATGTGATTCCTTTTATCTTCCTGCATGGTGTTCAACTGCTGAATATGTCAAATTACTGCAGTCCCTCTCTCTCCAG GATATTAAGGCTGAAGATTGGTCTCAGTATGTTGCCCCGTTTTGGCCGGCTGTGATTTGGTCAGCATTGACATGGAAGGGCTTCACATCACTGTTGCGAAGTG
- the LOC126699490 gene encoding tocopherol O-methyltransferase, chloroplastic-like isoform X2 — translation MTTTTTTNSYPHLTCQFPTIQRHRTCPTRHRFLPRTCAPVTRKLKLVVAAAAAETTRAMKAAEDGVLKKGIAEFYDESSGVWEDIWGDHMHHGFYDPDSTVDVSCHRAAQIRMIDEALRFAGVSEDPTKRPKSVVDVGCGIGGSSRYIASKFGAKCQGITLSPVQAQRANALAAAQGLSDKASFQVTDALEQPFPDGQFDLVWSMESGEHMPDKAKFVNELARVTAPGGTIIIVTWCHRDLAPTEESLQPWEKELLNKICDSFYLPAWCSTAEYVKLLQSLSLQDIKAEDWSQYVAPFWPAVIWSALTWKGFTSLLRSGWKTIKGALAMPLMIEGFKKDLIKFAIITCRKPE, via the exons ATGActaccaccacaaccacaaactCATATCCGCACCTCACGTGCCAATTCCCAACCATCCAGCGCCACCGCACGTGCCCAACCAGGCATCGCTTCCTCCCTCGCACGTGCGCCCCAGTTACGAGGAAGTTGAAACTCGTTGttgcggcggcggcggcggagACGACGCGTGCGATGAAAGCGGCGGAGGACGGTGTGCTGAAGAAGGGCATAGCCGAGTTCTACGACGAGTCGTCTGGCGTGTGGGAGGACATATGGGGGGACCACATGCACCATGGGTTCTACGACCCGGATTCGACTGTAGATGTTTCGTGTCACCGGGCCGCCCAGATCCGTATGATCGATGAAGCGCTCCGATTCGCAGGGGTTTCGG AGGACCCAACAAAAAGGCCAAAAAGTGTAGTTGATGTTGGGTGTGGGATAGGGGGTAGCTCTAGATACATAGCAAGTAAATTTGGGGCCAAATGCCAAGGTATCACTCTTAGTCCCGTCCAGGCCCAAAGAGCCAATGCTCTTGCCGCTGCTCAAGGACTATCCGACAAG gcttcctttcaagtcACAGATGCTTTGGAACAACCATTTCCTGATGGGCAATTTGATCTGGTGTGGTCCATGGAGAGTGGTGAACACATGCCTGACAAAGCAAAG TTTGTTAATGAGTTGGCTCGAGTTACAGCCCCAGGAGGCACGATAATAATAGTAACATGGTGTCATAGGGATCTGGCTCCTACTGAGGAATCTTTGCAGCCGTGGGAGAAAGAACTTTTGAACAAGATATGTGATTCCTTTTATCTTCCTGCATGGTGTTCAACTGCTGAATATGTCAAATTACTGCAGTCCCTCTCTCTCCAG GATATTAAGGCTGAAGATTGGTCTCAGTATGTTGCCCCGTTTTGGCCGGCTGTGATTTGGTCAGCATTGACATGGAAGGGCTTCACATCACTGTTGCGAAGTG